In the genome of Osmerus mordax isolate fOsmMor3 chromosome 10, fOsmMor3.pri, whole genome shotgun sequence, the window CTGGCTCTGCTCAAACATGGAGAACACGTTGGAGGatccaccctctccctgctgctgccTCCTCTTGGCCTTCTTGGGTGCCTGGAAACAGACAGAAACCCTGGTCAACACCAGTCATCCTGGCCCCAGAGAGCCTGGTCCACACCAGTCATCCTGGCTCCATCCAGGCCTACGCTCGCAGCCTCGAGTTCAGGAGCATGGCTTGGCATCGTAGTCATTAGGTAGCAAACACGTCCATTCAAAAGTCATTCCAAACAAAATGAAAGGCTTACATTCTGATTCAGAGAACTGTGGACTAAATGCTCTGAAGTTCCTGGAGGGCAGTCCCGTCCAGTTAGTTAACTCATACTCTGCTTAACTACAAGAACATTCTTCTGCTTGTCGATTAAATACAAGCAGTTTAATCATATTCAGTAAGTAGGCTTGTTTTCTCTGCATAAGGCTTAGTTAGAAAGGCGACATTGACTAAAAATCTTTCTTTTAGGTTATTTAGTCCTGTCATCCTGTCGTCCAGGAATCGAAGCATTTATGATTTCTTCAAGTTTATCGACAAAGTCGATAAACTTCTCAGTCTTAGACTGAAGCGTTAGATCCTAGAGGTTGTTTAAGAAGAGgaaaacagacacactcaccatctCTTAAGATTTTTGGGGGTTTTGGTTGGTCAAGAAGAGAAGCCTACGCCAAGCCGATGGGACTGACATGAAGGATCCGGACCCGTAAGGTCTTATATATCGACCCGGGGGGCTAACTTTAGGCACAGCATCAGGTTTGGCAGGAAAAGGGCGAGCTGGGGAAAgtaagcgagagagggaggagcgaggaggtgatggaggtgtcAACTTTCCAAGCTCCAAAATAGGCTCCTGGGGTCTTGGAATGAGGTGAATTCAATCTTAACATTCAGTCCTCACTATGGTGGACTAATATGGACAAACCAATATTACAGACTGTGCTACCGTTGAACCCCCCCAACTCaaaacccctcctccccctcctcctcccacctctctttaTCACTTCACGCCCAGGGCCTTTGTTGAGGCTATTTCTGTTGATTATTTCCTCCCCGGTTGAAGGACAGACCACACAGAACCTGCGAGCTGGAGCCATGTCTCCGTCATCTGGGTGGAGGAGCACCTGCAGAGACCGACCCCTGACCATCACAAAGAGACAACTAGCTGTTCAGAGTGCAGACTAGTGCTTCCCATAAACATATCTCAAAGTCATCACCTGTCTAAGTGAACATGGCGTTGAACATAGTATATCCCCCCTGGCCGGCAGTACGGTGGAAAGGGTCATGAAATTTGAAAGCTGTTGGCAAGCGCAGCTCTGGTTTGGTTCCAGTAATGACAGGACCACCAGTAATCTACAAACAGTGACACTGCATGTAAGTTAATATCTGTAAACATAATCCAAAGAGTTAACTATGCATCAGCCCATTATGCCAAGTCATTTTCTATAACAGTTTCTGAGTTTTTCAGTCACCAGATCACTTTGGGCCCAGTGACAGAAGGTATCAAGGGCATTCTACATGGAGAATCGATACAGCAGGAACAGAAGACTAGACTGATATCGGTGCTTTTTCAACACTGAGTCTCTAATTTGGGTCCTGCTCAGAAACGCCCTGGATAGATCTTCAGTTTGATGGGACCCCACCAGACTCTCCACCAACTCCATATATGAGCTCCATTCAAAGCCATCTATCATGGAAGTGTACAGTGAAGGCATGTATTGAGACCCAGTCTCACACAAGCTGccaccatcttcctctctctgacagTCTACTGCCTACTTGCTGGCACTGTGCAAAATACAACTATTTTACTGATCTAATGCTAACCCCCAAGAACGCTCAACAGAGCTCCACTTCTTAATGTCAAACGTTTCTGCTCAGAAACCACAACGTTTATGGGCCCCTCGGATGTCTGCAGTGTCCGTTGGCAGAATGTGTTGAAGATTTCGGTTAAACTCCTGTGATTTAGTGAGTTTGGACCcctgggagggaaagggggacagCTTTCCTGGGGACCGTGAAGGGACAGCTGAGAGGACAGGAATAGAGCTGCTTCATTCTTCTCAGACATTTCTGTTCTCCTTTAAAATCTGACCACCCTCTCCCTTCTTGGCCTTCTCTGGCCCCGTTAAGAAGCTATCCCTTTTTTTACCCAGCAGCACCTCTGTCAAGAGAAAGTGATTTATTGCCGTGGAGGAGGTCAACAACTAAAAAAAGGAGGACTGTGCAACAGTGTTTGGAAATCAATAGCATCAGTTTGGTGACTCTAGTCATGCACACATTGTGAAGGGTTTGGTACGTTTGCCATTGTTTAATATTATCTTTTAGCATTCGAACAAATATTATTTCTCAAACGTAAGTCATACCACTTTGCTCTGTCTGTGCTTACAAGACAGTTCATGACTCGTAAAGATCTGGTggagaaagtaaaaaaaataaaaaggattTATCACATCTTCATATATTTGATTAATTTTGGTTTTTGGTACAGGCTCATTTtacatatttattcatttattacaTATTGTTAAACATATTGGGCAAGACTCATCTGTTTCCATGCTGTTAATCAAAACCAAAAAGAATGTTGTCTCAACCAAAATCTATTAAGTTTTCCTCATGAACAAcctcctcatcctgtctccTTCTCAACCAATCAGCAATCAGCTCCCTCACTTCCTTCCCAAAGTCCTCGTGTAATTTGCTGAAGTCATCCTTGAGTCCTGATTCAATCACAGCCCACTCTCCCTGGGGAGGGGCGGGACCACTGATGGGTACAACATTTGCATTCCTCTTCGGCCAGAGTTTGGGGGACCTCCTATTGGCTGGTTTGGAGGTAGTGGCTGGAGTTAGGAGCATCTGGTTGGTTTTACTGCCAACTGGGCCAGGGTGTCGTGTCGGAGGGGGAGTGGCTGAGGGCCAGAACACAGACTGGGCTGGTCTTACTGAGGTGGGCCCTGGCAGTGTGGAGGAGCGCACTTTGAGGTCGTTAGGGAACGCTTTCATGGCCTCtgtggaaggaggagaaagagacaggataaGAACAACAgcacttcctgcctgtctgtctctcagccttctctgtctgtcgacatgcctgtctctctctcatctgtctgtctctcacctgtctgtgtctcatccctgtctgtctctcacctgtgtgtctcatccctgtctctctctcacctgtctgtgtttcatccctgtctgtgtctcatccctgtctgtgtctcatccctgtctgtgtctcatccctgtctgtgtctcatccctgtctgtctctcacctgttTGTGTCtcatccctgtctgtctctcacccctgtctctctctcacctgtctgtgtctcatccctgtctgtctctaatccctgtctgtgtctcatcCCAGTCTGTCTCTCATCCCAGTCTGTCTCATCCCAGTCTGTCTCATCCCAGTCTGTCtcatccctgtctgtctctcacctgtctgtctctcatccctgtctgtctctcacctgtctgtgtctcatccctgtctgtctcacccctgTACTGTTTCTCCAGGTCCATGACGAGCAGCGACAGGTATCCGTGATTGGCCGTCAGCAGGGCTTTGATCCAGGCTTCCTGGGCGTCCTGGTTGTCGGCTGCTAGCTTGTATGTGCGCAGGCCCGGTCCGCTCCACACCAGCGAGAAGGCAAACTGCTCTTCAGACTCACACAGCTGCACAGCACATCCCTCCAGGATGATCACCCCCAGAAGGTTTCGGTCACCTGGCCTGTCCTGGTAGAACAGcaggttccccttcagcacgaaCCAACGCTTCTGATAGGACGTGTTCCTCTccccctgggacacacacacgcacacacgagtGGCACGATACATCAGTCTTTCACTGGTGACAGGAACAAGCGACATAAACGGTCATTGTTACAGACGGTGATCCATTGTTACAGACGATTTATTGTAAGGAAAATCTATTCACATAGTTAGCATTATGTCATAATTTGGATCACTTAGGTTGTTTTGTAACATACCTTCTTGTACAGGTATCCCTCTTTATCAACGGGTGAGTCACAAGTTTGGAAATGTGTGAGGATCTTGCCATGAATCTTCATTTCATCATTATAACCCCGCGCCAGCTGAC includes:
- the LOC136950015 gene encoding sesquipedalian-1-like isoform X1, yielding MYHFLFPCGVSHPLRSRQLARGYNDEMKIHGKILTHFQTCDSPVDKEGYLYKKGERNTSYQKRWFVLKGNLLFYQDRPGDRNLLGVIILEGCAVQLCESEEQFAFSLVWSGPGLRTYKLAADNQDAQEAWIKALLTANHGYLSLLVMDLEKQYRGETDRDETQTEAMKAFPNDLKVRSSTLPGPTSVRPAQSVFWPSATPPPTRHPGPVGSKTNQMLLTPATTSKPANRRSPKLWPKRNANVVPISGPAPPQGEWAVIESGLKDDFSKLHEDFGKEVRELIADWLRRRQDEEVVHEENLIDFG
- the LOC136950015 gene encoding sesquipedalian-1-like isoform X2, translating into MYHFLFPCGVSHPLRSRQLARGYNDEMKIHGKILTHFQTCDSPVDKEGYLYKKGERNTSYQKRWFVLKGNLLFYQDRPGDRNLLGVIILEGCAVQLCESEEQFAFSLVWSGPGLRTYKLAADNQDAQEAWIKALLTANHGYLSLLVMDLEKQYREAMKAFPNDLKVRSSTLPGPTSVRPAQSVFWPSATPPPTRHPGPVGSKTNQMLLTPATTSKPANRRSPKLWPKRNANVVPISGPAPPQGEWAVIESGLKDDFSKLHEDFGKEVRELIADWLRRRQDEEVVHEENLIDFG